A stretch of Phoenix dactylifera cultivar Barhee BC4 chromosome 16, palm_55x_up_171113_PBpolish2nd_filt_p, whole genome shotgun sequence DNA encodes these proteins:
- the LOC103709806 gene encoding F-box/LRR-repeat protein At3g48880-like, whose product MAEGRRWEAMEFDCLVNIFQRLGIEELTLGVPFVCKSWYRASLDPICWKVLNFQELDFMPWSNFSKRFMRQYSLHHFSFSGFMKLAINRSHGDVVELRFPLLFGASLKDLVHASDRCPILKIAVLPKLMLEDEEHIPELVGKWKDLEQLEMESKPSSFSEIATQISLNCQSFNGLRMFGSIKKEDVLAITKSLPKIKYLCLSRSYLCKKELLAIVDGCKELEKLIVNDCVGFEADEEVLKRASTITTFEHNGSKLYVDFGYDTDDCDLHYVHVI is encoded by the exons ATGGCTGAGGGAAGGAGATGGGAAGCCATGGAGTTCGACTGCTTGGTTAACATCTTTCAGAGACTCGGCATCGAAGAACTGACTCTTGGTGTGCCCTTCGTGTGCAAATCATGGTATCGAGCTTCTCTCGATCCCATCTGCTGGAAAGTGCTCAACTTCCAGGAGTTAGACTTCATGCCATGGAGCAATTTCTCAAAGAGATTCATGAGACAGTACTCTCTGCACCATTTCTCCTTCTCAGGTTTCATGAAGTTAGCCATCAACCGCAGCCATGGAGATGTTGTTGAGCTTAGATTTCCTCTGTTGTTTGGTGCTTCATTGAAGGACTTAGTTCATGCTTCAGATCG GTGTCCTATATTGAAGATAGCTGTCCTGCCTAAACTAATGTTGGAGGATGAAGAACACATTCCTGAACTTGTAGGGAAATGGAAGGATCTCGAGCAGCTTGAGATGGAATCGAAGCCTTCATCTTTCTCAGAAATTGCCACCCAGATCAGTCTTAATTGCCAGAGTTTCAATGGACTAAGGATGTTTGGTTCTATAAAGAAGGAAGATGTGTTGGCTATCACAAAGTCCCTTCCAAAGATCAAGTATCTGTGCCTTAGCAGGTCATATTTGTGCAAGAAAGAGTTGCTAGCAATAGTGGATGGTTGCAAAGAGCTGGAGAAACTGATTGTGAACGACTGCGTCGGCTTTGAAGCAGATGAGGAGGTTCTGAAAAGGGCCTCTACTATCACAACCTTCGAGCACAACGGATCAAAATTATATGTTGATTTTGGATATGATACTGATGACTGTGATCTCCATTATGTGCATGTTATATGA
- the LOC103709807 gene encoding F-box/LRR-repeat protein At3g48880-like, whose protein sequence is MDASAPYTDLAEPRAPKRLKNGGEEMDLSEDTMRGEKETGIRRWEDLPVNCLVEIFKKLSMEDMTTGVPFVCKSWYEAHLDPSCWKILDVRGIDPWSGSPFIENPFIERFMHEYRLTKFTVMGFLKFVINRSHKLATKLIVPDRLLPLSNLVYFCKQCPMVNIYASWQPEQNPGLIRGFVMKLNEVISLNCRNLEL, encoded by the exons attgaagaatggaggagaAGAGATGGATCTAAGTGAAGACACGATGAGGGGTGAGAAGGAAACTGGGATAAGAAGATGGGAGGACTTACCTGTTAACTGCTTGGTggaaattttcaagaaattgaGTATGGAGGACATGACAACTGGTGTTCCTTTTGTATGCAAATCCTGGTATGAAGCTCATCTCGACCCTAGCTGTTGGAAGATTCTAGACGTTCGTGGGATTGATCCATGGTCAGGGAGCCCTTTTATCGAGAACCCTTTTATTGAGAGGTTCATGCACGAATACCGTTTAACGAAATTCACAGTCATGGGGTTTCTGAAATTTGTCATCAATCGTAGTCATAAATTAGCCACCAAGCTGATCGTCCCTGATCGCCTTCTTCCTCTAAGTAACTTGGTCTACTTCTGCAAACA ATGCCCTATGGTGAATATTTACGCTTCGTGGCAGCCAGAGCAAAATCCAGGTCTTATCCGTGGATTTGTGATGAAGTTGAATGAAGTAATCTCGCTAAACTGTAGGAATTTAGAGTTGTAA
- the LOC103709805 gene encoding F-box/LRR-repeat protein At3g48880-like isoform X2 gives MEERRRWEEMDMDCLVNIFQRLGLEDLTLGVPFLCKSWYRASLDPLCWRVLDLEPLDFMPWSKFTKRFMTQYSLHHFSFSGFMKLVAMRSRGSAIELRFPPVFGASMHDLFHASSEWPGLKKVVLPNLLMEDEVHIPELVAKWKELELLEMQSKPASFSEMVTEISRNCKNFAGLRMFGSIKKDDVLAIVRLLPKLKHLCFDKSYLPKEQLLMIMDGCKELEKLSVKDCIGFEADEEVMRKTSGIKIFESEGSKLFDDSGYDTDECDPLYVHVI, from the exons atggaggagaggaggagatggGAGGAGATGGACATGGATTGCCTTGTTAACATCTTCCAAAGGCTCGGCCTCGAGGACCTCACCCTCGGCGTGCCCTTCTTGTGCAAGTCCTGGTATCGAGCCTCCCTCGATCCCCTCTGCTGGAGAGTGCTCGACTTGGAGCCGTTGGATTTCATGCCATGGAGCAAATTCACGAAGAGATTCATGACGCAGTACTCTCTGCACCATTTTTCCTTCAGCGGCTTCATGAAACTGGTGGCCATGCGAAGTCGTGGATCGGCCATCGAGCTCCGCTTCCCTCCGGTCTTCGGTGCATCCATGCATGACTTGTTCCATGCTTCATCCGA ATGGCCAGGGCTGAAGAAGGTTGTCTTGCCGAACTTGTTGATGGAAGATGAGGTGCACATTCCTGAGCTCGTAGCGAAATGGAAGGAGCTCGAATTGCTCGAGATGCAATCGAAGCCAGCTTCTTTCTCGGAGATGGTCACCGAAATCAGCCGTAACTGCAAGAACTTTGCTGGCTTGAGGATGTTTGGGTCCATCAAGAAGGATGATGTATTAGCTATTGTCAGGCTCCTTCCAAAGTTGAAGCACTTGTGTTTTGACAAGTCTTACTTGCCCAAGGAGCAGCTGTTGATGATTATGGATGGATGTAAAGAACTGGAGAAATTGAGTGTCAAGGATTGTATTGGTTTTGAGGCTGATGAGGAGGTCATGAGAAagacttcgggaatcaaaattTTTGAGAGTGAGGGCTCTAAGCTATTTGATGATTCTGGTTATGATACTGATGAGTGTGATCCACTCTATGTACATGTCATATGA
- the LOC103709805 gene encoding F-box/LRR-repeat protein At3g48880-like isoform X1: protein MEERRRWEEMDMDCLVNIFQRLGLEDLTLGVPFLCKSWYRASLDPLCWRVLDLEPLDFMPWSKFTKRFMTQYSLHHFSFSGFMKLVAMRSRGSAIELRFPPVFGASMHDLFHASSDRWPGLKKVVLPNLLMEDEVHIPELVAKWKELELLEMQSKPASFSEMVTEISRNCKNFAGLRMFGSIKKDDVLAIVRLLPKLKHLCFDKSYLPKEQLLMIMDGCKELEKLSVKDCIGFEADEEVMRKTSGIKIFESEGSKLFDDSGYDTDECDPLYVHVI from the exons atggaggagaggaggagatggGAGGAGATGGACATGGATTGCCTTGTTAACATCTTCCAAAGGCTCGGCCTCGAGGACCTCACCCTCGGCGTGCCCTTCTTGTGCAAGTCCTGGTATCGAGCCTCCCTCGATCCCCTCTGCTGGAGAGTGCTCGACTTGGAGCCGTTGGATTTCATGCCATGGAGCAAATTCACGAAGAGATTCATGACGCAGTACTCTCTGCACCATTTTTCCTTCAGCGGCTTCATGAAACTGGTGGCCATGCGAAGTCGTGGATCGGCCATCGAGCTCCGCTTCCCTCCGGTCTTCGGTGCATCCATGCATGACTTGTTCCATGCTTCATCCGA CAGATGGCCAGGGCTGAAGAAGGTTGTCTTGCCGAACTTGTTGATGGAAGATGAGGTGCACATTCCTGAGCTCGTAGCGAAATGGAAGGAGCTCGAATTGCTCGAGATGCAATCGAAGCCAGCTTCTTTCTCGGAGATGGTCACCGAAATCAGCCGTAACTGCAAGAACTTTGCTGGCTTGAGGATGTTTGGGTCCATCAAGAAGGATGATGTATTAGCTATTGTCAGGCTCCTTCCAAAGTTGAAGCACTTGTGTTTTGACAAGTCTTACTTGCCCAAGGAGCAGCTGTTGATGATTATGGATGGATGTAAAGAACTGGAGAAATTGAGTGTCAAGGATTGTATTGGTTTTGAGGCTGATGAGGAGGTCATGAGAAagacttcgggaatcaaaattTTTGAGAGTGAGGGCTCTAAGCTATTTGATGATTCTGGTTATGATACTGATGAGTGTGATCCACTCTATGTACATGTCATATGA